CCTCTGGCCGCGCCCGCGCATCCATTCTCCCAGCCGATGGTAGAGGGGCGTCGGGCTGTCCTCGCTCTTCGGTTCGTAGGGTCCGGTCAGATACGGCAGGTACATCGAGCGCCGCAGGCTGGGCGCCCCCGCGTACTGCGAGCGTGCCACGCGGTGCCAGAGGCGCCCGTCGTGCACGGTGAGGTCGCCCGGCTCGGTCTCGATGCAGATCTCGTCGGGATCGTCGGTGTGCGAGATGAAATAGGGCTTCCGGAAGCACATCGACCAGAAGCCCTGCAGGTGGCTCCCGGGAATCAGGCGCAGGCCGCCGTTGTCGCGCGTGCAGCGGTCGAAGTGGAGGCCGATGTTGAGCATCCGCTGCGGCATGCGGCCGTAGAAGAGATCGCGCAGGCCGTCGGTGTGCCAGCCGAGCTGGGGATACACGCTGCCCGGCACGTTGAGGTACCGGTTGATGACGACGCCGTCCTTCTCCTCGTCCCCGATCCGGGCGCCGGGGCCGACCAGGTCGAGGATCGGGCGGAAGCGCGGGTCGCGCACGAAGCCGCGGATCTTCTCGGAAAAGACGGACGTGAACGCGAGGCGCTGCAGGAACGGCTGGCCCTCGTGGTCCTTGCCGAAGAAGAGCGGGATGCCGAAGACGCGGGTCCGGCCGGCGTTCATCCACTCGCGCTCGATGCGTGTCATCTCGCCGGCGATCATGGCGAGCTCGTCCGGGGTCGCGACGCGCGAGAAGAGGACGAAGCCGTGGCGATCGAGGAAGGCGCGCTGCTCCGTCGTCACCTCGGCGCCGAGCATGAAACGGGTGGTGATGGGCAGATCCATCGCGGCGCGATCAGCCTAGGCGGGCCGCTCGGCGCCGGTCAACCCTGCGCGATGCTGCGCGCGAACGACGGGCGGTCGCCCAGGCGGGCGAGCCACTCCGTCACGCGGGGATACGCGGTCGCGTCGATGGGGAGGCCGATCCACC
This is a stretch of genomic DNA from Candidatus Eisenbacteria bacterium. It encodes these proteins:
- a CDS encoding phytanoyl-CoA dioxygenase family protein; its protein translation is MDLPITTRFMLGAEVTTEQRAFLDRHGFVLFSRVATPDELAMIAGEMTRIEREWMNAGRTRVFGIPLFFGKDHEGQPFLQRLAFTSVFSEKIRGFVRDPRFRPILDLVGPGARIGDEEKDGVVINRYLNVPGSVYPQLGWHTDGLRDLFYGRMPQRMLNIGLHFDRCTRDNGGLRLIPGSHLQGFWSMCFRKPYFISHTDDPDEICIETEPGDLTVHDGRLWHRVARSQYAGAPSLRRSMYLPYLTGPYEPKSEDSPTPLYHRLGEWMRGRGQRM